One part of the Marinobacter sp. MDS2 genome encodes these proteins:
- the speE gene encoding polyamine aminopropyltransferase, translated as MTALNEGWFTEVFQDQGTAFSLQVKAKLHEEQTPFQKLEIYETETFGNLMVLDGCVMLTTRDNFLYHEMMTHPALFTHKDPKKVVIVGGGDCGTLKEVLKHPGVEEAWQVEIDERVTRMSEKYFPELCEANSDPRANFFFGDGVKWMREVEPNSIDLLIIDSTDPVGPAEGLFALDFYRDAMLALKEGGLVVQQSESPLLHTESIIKDIHTDMRKAGFGHVQTLPFPQPVYPTGWWSCTMGSKDNPLKYFREEDVNDRPFVTRYYNAGIHHGALAMPQFMIDALEDQVRPEEG; from the coding sequence ATGACAGCATTGAATGAAGGCTGGTTTACCGAAGTATTCCAGGATCAGGGCACGGCCTTTTCCTTGCAGGTAAAAGCCAAACTGCATGAGGAACAGACGCCGTTCCAGAAGCTCGAGATCTACGAAACCGAGACCTTCGGCAATCTGATGGTGCTGGATGGCTGTGTGATGCTGACCACCCGCGATAACTTTCTGTACCACGAGATGATGACGCACCCGGCGTTGTTCACCCACAAAGATCCGAAAAAGGTGGTGATTGTCGGTGGCGGTGATTGCGGCACGCTGAAAGAGGTGTTGAAGCACCCGGGTGTGGAAGAAGCCTGGCAGGTGGAAATCGACGAGCGGGTGACCCGCATGTCTGAAAAATATTTCCCGGAACTGTGTGAAGCCAATAGCGATCCTCGAGCCAACTTTTTCTTTGGTGATGGCGTGAAGTGGATGCGCGAGGTGGAGCCAAACAGCATCGACCTGCTGATTATCGACAGCACTGACCCGGTGGGGCCGGCGGAAGGTCTGTTTGCTCTCGATTTCTACCGCGATGCGATGCTTGCGCTGAAGGAGGGAGGCCTCGTGGTGCAGCAAAGTGAGTCACCTTTGCTGCATACCGAATCGATCATCAAGGATATTCACACCGATATGCGAAAAGCCGGCTTCGGCCATGTGCAAACGTTGCCGTTTCCGCAACCGGTATACCCGACGGGCTGGTGGAGTTGCACAATGGGCAGCAAGGACAACCCGCTCAAGTATTTCCGTGAAGAAGACGTGAATGACCGGCCGTTCGTCACCCGGTATTACAACGCGGGTATCCACCACGGAGCCTTGGCCATGCCGCAATTCATGATTGATGCGCTGGAAGATCAGGTACGGCCGGAAGAGGGCTGA
- a CDS encoding ammonium transporter, with amino-acid sequence MESNVFHLQYAIDTFYFVICGALVMWMAAGFAMLEAGLVRSKNTTEILTKNVALFAIASTMYMVCGYAIMYGGNLFLSGIADVDVDAVLGDFAAREDGFEGGSIYSGASDFFFQVVFVATAMSIVSGAVAERMKLWAFLAFAVVMTGVIYPLEGAWTWGGKDVFGLYNLGDLGFSDFAGSGIVHMAGAAAALAGVLLLGARKGKYGPNGEIRAIPGANMPLAALGTLILWMGWFGFNGGSVLKLGDIASANSVAMVFLNTNAAAAGGAITALAVARLMFGKADLTMLLNGAIAGLVVITAEPSTPSALTATLWGALGGGLVVLSIVALDKLRIDDPVGAISAHGVCGFLGLMLVPVTNGDVTFSGQLIGALTIFVWVFVASLIVWSILKAVMGIRVSAEEEYEGVDIAECGLEAYPEFGSSKQ; translated from the coding sequence ATGGAAAGCAATGTCTTTCACCTGCAGTATGCTATAGATACTTTTTATTTTGTCATTTGCGGCGCATTAGTCATGTGGATGGCCGCCGGCTTTGCCATGCTCGAAGCCGGTCTGGTGCGCTCCAAAAACACCACTGAAATTCTCACCAAGAACGTTGCCTTGTTTGCGATCGCCAGCACCATGTACATGGTCTGCGGCTACGCCATCATGTATGGCGGCAATTTGTTCCTCTCCGGCATCGCCGATGTCGATGTAGACGCCGTGCTGGGTGATTTCGCCGCCCGTGAAGACGGATTCGAAGGTGGCTCCATCTACTCTGGTGCGTCCGACTTCTTCTTCCAGGTGGTTTTTGTTGCCACCGCCATGTCGATCGTATCCGGCGCCGTTGCCGAGCGTATGAAGCTTTGGGCCTTTCTGGCCTTCGCAGTGGTGATGACCGGTGTCATCTATCCGCTGGAAGGTGCCTGGACGTGGGGCGGCAAAGACGTGTTCGGCCTGTATAACCTGGGCGATCTTGGCTTCAGTGACTTTGCCGGCTCAGGCATCGTACACATGGCCGGTGCAGCCGCGGCTCTGGCTGGCGTGTTGTTGCTGGGTGCCCGTAAAGGCAAATACGGCCCGAACGGCGAAATCCGCGCGATTCCGGGCGCCAACATGCCGCTGGCGGCGTTGGGCACCTTGATTCTGTGGATGGGCTGGTTCGGCTTTAACGGCGGCTCTGTACTGAAGCTTGGCGACATCGCCAGCGCAAATTCCGTCGCCATGGTGTTTCTGAACACCAACGCCGCCGCAGCCGGTGGTGCGATCACCGCCTTGGCTGTTGCCCGCCTGATGTTTGGCAAAGCTGACCTGACCATGCTGTTGAACGGTGCCATTGCCGGCCTGGTGGTCATTACCGCCGAACCGTCAACTCCAAGTGCATTGACCGCCACCCTCTGGGGCGCTCTGGGCGGTGGCCTGGTGGTGCTGAGCATCGTTGCACTCGATAAACTGCGCATTGATGACCCGGTTGGTGCCATCTCTGCTCACGGTGTGTGTGGTTTCCTTGGCCTGATGCTGGTGCCAGTCACCAACGGTGACGTGACCTTCAGCGGCCAGTTGATTGGTGCCCTGACCATCTTTGTATGGGTGTTCGTCGCAAGCCTGATCGTCTGGAGCATTCTGAAAGCCGTGATGGGTATTCGAGTCAGCGCCGAAGAAGAATATGAAGGCGTCGACATTGCAGAATGTGGCTTGGAAGCCTACCCCGAGTTCGGCAGCAGCAAGCAATAA
- the glnK gene encoding P-II family nitrogen regulator gives MKLVTAIIKPFKLDDVREALSEIGVQGVTVTEVKGFGRQKGHTELYRGAEYVVDFLPKVKVEIAIGDNLLDQVIESITKAANTGKIGDGKIFVTELQQAIRIRTGETGEEAV, from the coding sequence ATGAAACTTGTGACAGCGATCATTAAGCCTTTCAAATTGGATGATGTCCGTGAGGCACTATCCGAAATTGGCGTTCAAGGCGTAACCGTAACGGAAGTAAAAGGCTTCGGTCGCCAGAAAGGCCACACCGAACTCTACCGCGGCGCGGAATACGTGGTGGACTTCCTGCCCAAGGTAAAAGTTGAAATCGCCATTGGCGACAACCTGCTGGATCAGGTGATCGAGTCCATCACCAAGGCAGCCAATACCGGCAAGATCGGCGACGGCAAGATTTTCGTGACCGAACTGCAGCAAGCGATCCGAATCCGGACCGGCGAGACCGGCGAAGAGGCGGTTTGA
- a CDS encoding accessory factor UbiK family protein: MKGPQDFFAQLQGQFGQFVPDMARAAREDFETQARATVMSVLSKLELVTREEFEGQQVVLMKTREKVEALEKRVAELEQKAQS, from the coding sequence ATGAAAGGCCCCCAAGATTTCTTTGCCCAGCTACAAGGCCAGTTTGGCCAGTTTGTTCCGGATATGGCGCGGGCCGCCCGGGAAGATTTTGAAACTCAGGCCAGAGCAACCGTGATGTCTGTGCTGTCCAAACTGGAGTTGGTCACCCGTGAAGAGTTTGAAGGCCAGCAAGTGGTGTTGATGAAAACCCGAGAGAAAGTCGAAGCCCTGGAAAAGCGGGTTGCCGAACTGGAGCAAAAAGCCCAGTCGTAA
- a CDS encoding YifB family Mg chelatase-like AAA ATPase, with protein sequence MMLAIVNSRASIGVSAPEVTVEVHLSGGLPALSIVGLPETGVRESKDRVRSALLNAGFEFPARRITINLAPADLPKEGGRFDLPIALGILAASGQIPPDSLKPLEFMGELSLDGALRPLKGVLPAVLAAREAGRSLLIPQANADEAALASQGDVLAASHILTVCEHLTGRAKLVPIPRPETDVAQANGTEKGADLADVRGQQVPRRALEVAAAGGHNLLFFGPPGTGKSMLASRLPGILPALDDASAMEVASVHSVAGHPLQPGGWRQPPFRSPHHTASAVALVGGGSSPRPGEISLAHRGVLFLDELPEFERRVLEVLREPMETGEIAISRAARQVTFPARFQVVAAMNPCPCGYSGHPNIECQCTPSQVMRYRSKISGPLLDRFDLHVEVPVQAGEVLLRQGEAGESSARVRARVLKARNFQRDRGSLNASLAGKALDQACRLDAGSEKLLAHAMERLGLSARALHRILRVARTLADLEGQESLSKSHLIEALGYRQLDRQHDQGSLVSA encoded by the coding sequence ATGATGTTAGCGATTGTCAATTCGCGCGCCAGCATTGGCGTGTCTGCCCCTGAAGTAACCGTCGAAGTGCACTTGTCGGGCGGTTTGCCGGCGCTCTCTATCGTAGGCTTGCCGGAAACCGGTGTCCGCGAAAGCAAAGACCGTGTTCGTAGCGCGCTGCTCAACGCCGGCTTCGAATTCCCTGCCCGACGCATCACCATCAATCTTGCCCCTGCCGACTTGCCGAAAGAGGGCGGTCGCTTCGACCTTCCCATCGCTTTGGGCATTTTGGCCGCTTCGGGGCAGATTCCACCGGATAGCCTCAAGCCACTGGAGTTTATGGGAGAGTTGTCACTGGATGGCGCCTTGCGGCCTTTGAAGGGCGTTTTGCCCGCGGTGCTGGCGGCCCGGGAAGCAGGGCGCTCCCTTCTGATCCCGCAAGCCAACGCGGACGAAGCGGCGCTCGCAAGCCAGGGGGATGTGCTGGCGGCAAGCCACATCCTGACGGTGTGTGAGCATCTGACCGGCCGTGCGAAGCTGGTGCCGATACCCAGGCCAGAAACCGATGTGGCCCAGGCTAATGGTACGGAGAAGGGGGCCGATCTTGCCGATGTGCGGGGCCAACAGGTGCCTCGAAGGGCGTTAGAGGTGGCCGCAGCGGGTGGCCACAACCTGCTGTTTTTTGGCCCTCCGGGCACGGGTAAAAGCATGTTGGCCAGTCGTCTGCCGGGAATTCTACCGGCCCTGGACGACGCCTCGGCGATGGAAGTGGCCAGTGTGCACTCAGTGGCCGGGCACCCGCTGCAACCAGGGGGTTGGCGCCAGCCGCCGTTTCGGTCGCCCCATCACACGGCGTCAGCAGTGGCATTGGTCGGTGGCGGGAGCAGCCCGCGGCCGGGCGAAATTTCTCTGGCGCACCGTGGCGTGCTTTTCCTCGATGAGCTGCCCGAGTTCGAACGGCGTGTGCTGGAAGTGCTCCGTGAACCCATGGAAACCGGAGAAATCGCCATCAGTCGGGCCGCACGCCAAGTCACCTTTCCGGCCAGGTTTCAGGTGGTCGCGGCGATGAACCCTTGCCCATGCGGCTACAGCGGCCACCCGAATATTGAATGTCAGTGCACGCCCAGTCAGGTGATGCGGTATCGGTCCAAGATATCCGGGCCCTTGCTAGATCGGTTTGATCTGCATGTTGAAGTGCCGGTACAGGCGGGGGAAGTGCTGCTTCGCCAAGGCGAAGCCGGTGAGAGCAGTGCCCGTGTCAGGGCGCGGGTGCTGAAAGCCAGAAACTTTCAGCGCGATCGCGGCAGCTTGAATGCGTCACTTGCCGGCAAGGCTCTGGATCAGGCATGCCGATTAGATGCCGGTAGTGAAAAACTGTTGGCCCATGCCATGGAGCGGCTGGGATTATCGGCCCGGGCCCTGCACCGGATTTTGCGTGTAGCGCGCACCTTGGCGGATTTGGAGGGGCAGGAATCCCTGTCTAAATCCCACTTGATAGAAGCGCTGGGTTATCGGCAACTGGATCGACAACACGATCAGGGCTCTTTGGTTTCCGCTTGA
- the trmB gene encoding tRNA (guanosine(46)-N7)-methyltransferase TrmB, protein MADQNDSQDSKGENPITTRRGIRSFVLRQGRMTEGQKKAFERNWPKYGLTREDGVIDPREVFGRDSMLNLEIGFGMGRSLADMAEAAPEQDFIGVEVHLPGVGALLKEVDDRGLENVRVYNIDANDVIDLCLPDASLDRVMVFFPDPWHKKRHHKRRLVQQEFVQRIRHKLRVGGVLHLATDWENYAEHMLEVMDASQGFANAQEQGGYSPRPDDRPITKFEQRGEKLGHGVWDLLYHRTN, encoded by the coding sequence ATGGCCGACCAGAACGACTCGCAAGATTCCAAAGGTGAAAATCCGATTACCACTCGCCGGGGTATCCGCAGCTTTGTGTTACGCCAGGGCCGGATGACTGAAGGCCAGAAAAAAGCCTTCGAGCGCAATTGGCCGAAGTACGGCCTGACCCGGGAAGATGGCGTGATCGATCCCCGGGAAGTGTTTGGTCGTGACAGCATGCTGAATCTGGAAATTGGTTTCGGCATGGGCCGGTCACTGGCTGACATGGCAGAGGCTGCGCCTGAGCAGGATTTCATCGGTGTGGAAGTGCATTTGCCCGGTGTCGGTGCTTTGCTCAAAGAAGTTGATGACCGCGGGCTGGAAAACGTGCGGGTGTATAACATCGATGCCAACGACGTCATCGATTTGTGCCTGCCGGATGCCTCTCTGGACCGGGTGATGGTGTTCTTCCCTGATCCCTGGCACAAAAAGAGGCACCACAAACGCCGCTTGGTCCAGCAGGAGTTTGTGCAGCGAATTCGCCATAAATTGCGCGTGGGCGGTGTTCTGCATCTGGCCACGGACTGGGAGAACTACGCCGAGCACATGTTGGAAGTCATGGACGCTTCGCAAGGTTTTGCCAACGCCCAGGAGCAAGGCGGTTATTCACCGCGCCCGGACGACCGACCGATTACCAAGTTTGAGCAACGTGGCGAGAAATTGGGGCACGGAGTTTGGGATTTGCTATACCACCGCACCAACTAA
- the hemW gene encoding radical SAM family heme chaperone HemW, giving the protein MPSSPAVSVCPPLSLYIHVPWCVRKCPYCDFNSHAIRGDIPEAAYLAALLEDLEHDLSVVRGRPIESVFIGGGTPSLMTSDFYQRLFEGLRQRLTFAPDAEITLEANPGTLEEGRYEGFRQAGINRLSIGVQSFHQAHLKTLGRIHDANAAHRAIEAAKSAGFSNFNVDLMHGLPDQTPEQALDDLRQALDHQPTHLSWYQLTIEPNTEFFSRPPDLPDDDRLWEIYRQGSEYLRAHNFNDYEVSAWSLPNRESRHNLNYWQFGDYLAIGAGGHGKVSLADGRILRYWKTRQPEAYLNRIGSRTAGSEEIEVKERPLEFMMNVLRLKQGVEEKLFTERTGLPLSPVEVQLEQLRKQNLLVRDRIQTTEQGQRYLNSLLEQFL; this is encoded by the coding sequence GTGCCCTCCTCCCCTGCTGTTTCGGTCTGTCCGCCGCTATCGCTGTATATCCACGTGCCCTGGTGCGTGCGCAAGTGCCCCTATTGCGACTTCAACTCACATGCTATTCGCGGCGACATTCCGGAGGCGGCCTACCTTGCCGCCTTGCTGGAAGATTTAGAGCACGATCTGAGCGTTGTCCGTGGTCGGCCGATTGAGAGCGTATTCATCGGCGGTGGCACGCCATCGCTCATGACCAGCGATTTCTATCAACGCCTGTTTGAAGGGCTTCGACAGCGCCTGACCTTCGCGCCCGATGCCGAAATCACTCTCGAAGCGAATCCCGGTACTTTAGAAGAAGGTCGTTACGAAGGTTTCCGCCAAGCGGGCATTAACCGGCTATCAATCGGTGTGCAAAGCTTCCATCAGGCACACCTGAAAACCCTTGGGCGCATCCACGATGCCAACGCCGCTCACCGTGCGATTGAGGCCGCGAAATCGGCGGGTTTCTCGAACTTCAATGTTGATTTAATGCACGGTCTGCCGGACCAGACACCGGAACAGGCCTTGGATGATCTGCGCCAGGCACTGGATCACCAACCCACGCACTTGTCTTGGTATCAGCTGACCATCGAGCCCAATACCGAGTTTTTCTCCCGACCACCGGATTTGCCAGATGATGATCGGCTTTGGGAAATTTACCGGCAGGGTTCGGAGTATCTTCGCGCCCACAACTTCAACGATTATGAAGTGTCGGCCTGGAGCCTTCCGAATCGCGAAAGCCGTCACAACCTGAACTATTGGCAGTTCGGGGATTATCTGGCGATAGGGGCCGGCGGGCATGGCAAAGTCAGCCTCGCCGATGGCCGGATTCTTCGATACTGGAAAACCCGCCAGCCGGAGGCTTACTTGAACCGGATTGGCTCCCGCACGGCCGGCAGCGAAGAGATTGAAGTGAAGGAACGGCCGCTGGAGTTCATGATGAACGTGTTACGACTCAAACAAGGTGTCGAAGAAAAACTGTTCACCGAACGTACAGGTTTACCCTTGAGTCCGGTTGAGGTACAACTTGAGCAGTTGCGGAAGCAAAATCTGCTGGTTCGAGATCGGATACAAACCACCGAGCAAGGCCAGCGCTATCTCAACAGCTTGTTGGAGCAGTTTCTCTGA
- the rdgB gene encoding RdgB/HAM1 family non-canonical purine NTP pyrophosphatase produces the protein MSQKLVIASNNKGKIAELNDLLSPLGLTPVAQGELGVGEAEEPAVTFVENAILKARHAARETGLPALADDSGLAVDALGGQPGVRSARYAGAEATDPDNVAALLEALKDVPEQQRSAQFHCVLVYLRHADDPTPIVCHGRWPGRILEEPKGEGGFGYDPVFYAPEHHCSAAELTREQKGRISHRGRALASLLDQLKGTD, from the coding sequence ATGTCTCAAAAACTCGTTATTGCCAGTAACAACAAAGGCAAAATTGCCGAACTGAATGACCTGCTCAGCCCCTTGGGCTTAACCCCTGTGGCTCAGGGCGAACTGGGCGTCGGTGAAGCTGAAGAACCGGCCGTTACCTTTGTTGAGAATGCCATTTTGAAAGCCCGGCACGCCGCTCGCGAAACCGGGTTGCCGGCTCTGGCTGACGACAGTGGTTTGGCCGTCGATGCCCTTGGCGGCCAGCCCGGGGTGCGCTCTGCACGCTATGCCGGCGCCGAAGCAACGGACCCAGACAATGTTGCAGCACTGTTAGAGGCGCTGAAAGACGTACCCGAACAGCAACGCAGCGCCCAGTTCCATTGCGTTCTGGTTTATCTGCGCCATGCGGATGATCCCACTCCGATTGTTTGCCACGGCCGCTGGCCGGGCCGCATTCTTGAGGAACCAAAGGGGGAAGGCGGCTTTGGCTATGATCCGGTTTTCTACGCACCTGAACACCATTGCAGTGCCGCTGAGCTGACCCGTGAACAAAAAGGCCGAATCAGCCATCGCGGGCGCGCTCTGGCCAGTCTGCTAGACCAACTCAAGGGCACCGATTAA
- a CDS encoding DUF4426 domain-containing protein yields MNIRSVTRVIALTFGLLLMAGQSHGGEKNFGDYQIHWSVFPSTMLTPEVAKANNLQRSKSIGVVNISIMTDNEHSQPQPVGGQVEGQVANDIQQVKFLAFRRIQEGDAVYFIAQYQYRPAELMTFNITARPTGHRQDLKVRFAHSLFND; encoded by the coding sequence ATGAACATTCGTTCTGTCACTCGCGTTATAGCTTTGACCTTTGGCCTGCTGTTAATGGCGGGCCAAAGCCATGGCGGCGAAAAAAACTTCGGCGATTACCAGATCCACTGGAGCGTTTTTCCCAGCACCATGCTGACCCCGGAAGTCGCTAAAGCGAATAACCTTCAGCGCAGCAAAAGCATCGGCGTGGTGAACATCTCTATCATGACCGATAACGAGCACAGCCAGCCTCAACCGGTAGGCGGTCAGGTAGAAGGCCAGGTTGCCAACGACATCCAGCAGGTCAAGTTTCTGGCCTTTCGCCGGATTCAGGAAGGCGATGCGGTTTACTTCATCGCCCAGTATCAATATCGCCCGGCCGAACTGATGACCTTCAACATCACCGCACGACCCACAGGCCACCGCCAGGACCTGAAAGTGCGCTTCGCCCACTCTTTGTTTAACGACTGA
- the metW gene encoding methionine biosynthesis protein MetW yields MRADLEIIQQWVEPGHHVLDLGCGDGTLLHYLQQERNATGFGLEINPDHITTCMGKGVSVIEQNLDTQGLDNFGDGMFDIVLMTQALQAVRRPDKVIDEMLRLGREGIVTFPNFAHWRLRWGLALSGRMPESDALPYKWYNTPNIRLCTFKDFEALCRQKGIKIKSRRVVDGQHQNSWLARAWPNLLGEIAIYRITREST; encoded by the coding sequence ATGAGAGCCGATCTGGAAATTATCCAACAGTGGGTTGAGCCCGGCCACCACGTGCTCGACCTCGGGTGCGGCGACGGCACGCTGTTGCATTACTTGCAGCAAGAACGCAACGCCACCGGCTTCGGCCTGGAGATCAACCCGGACCACATCACCACCTGCATGGGCAAAGGCGTGTCGGTGATCGAACAGAACCTGGACACTCAGGGCCTCGACAACTTCGGTGACGGCATGTTCGATATCGTACTGATGACTCAGGCTCTGCAAGCTGTGCGCAGGCCCGACAAAGTGATCGACGAGATGTTGCGGCTTGGCCGCGAAGGTATTGTCACCTTCCCCAACTTTGCGCACTGGCGCCTGCGCTGGGGCTTGGCGCTGAGCGGCCGCATGCCCGAATCCGACGCGTTGCCGTATAAATGGTACAACACCCCCAACATTCGCCTGTGCACCTTCAAAGATTTTGAAGCTTTGTGCCGGCAGAAAGGTATAAAGATCAAAAGCCGGCGCGTTGTCGACGGCCAACATCAAAACAGCTGGCTGGCCCGTGCATGGCCAAACCTGCTGGGCGAGATTGCGATTTACCGAATCACACGGGAGAGCACCTGA
- a CDS encoding homoserine O-acetyltransferase: MPDSLPTDSVGLVSPQTLHFDTPIELACGQSLDSYDLVVETYGTLNAEASNAVLICHALSGHHHAAGYHSYDDKKPGWWDSCIGPGKPIDTNRFFVVCLNNLGGCHGSSGPNSINPGTGKLYGPDFPVITVADWVKSQARLADRLGIQQWAAVVGGSLGGMQALQWSLDYPDRLRHSVIIASTPRLTAQNIAFNEVARQAITSDTEFHEGRYDEASTLPRRGLMLARMVGHITYLSDAAMGEKFGRELREEAFKFGYDAEFQVESYLRYQGERFSETFDANTYLLMTRALDYFDPAYEFGGDLSKALAPAQCEYLVLSFSTDWRFSPARSEEMVNAMMSARKKVSYAEIDAPWGHDAFLIPTPRYTNAFTAYMDRVAREVGA; encoded by the coding sequence ATGCCCGACTCCCTGCCTACGGATTCCGTGGGCCTCGTTAGCCCTCAAACCCTTCATTTCGACACGCCCATCGAATTGGCCTGCGGCCAATCTTTGGACAGTTATGATCTGGTTGTGGAAACCTACGGCACCTTAAATGCCGAAGCCAGCAACGCGGTTCTTATTTGCCATGCTCTTAGTGGCCATCACCACGCCGCCGGTTATCATTCCTACGACGATAAAAAACCCGGGTGGTGGGACAGCTGTATCGGTCCGGGTAAACCCATCGATACCAACCGTTTTTTTGTGGTTTGCCTGAACAACCTCGGCGGTTGCCACGGCAGCAGTGGCCCCAACTCGATCAACCCCGGCACGGGCAAGCTTTACGGGCCGGATTTCCCGGTCATCACCGTTGCCGACTGGGTAAAGAGCCAGGCCCGTCTCGCCGACCGTCTCGGCATTCAGCAGTGGGCCGCGGTAGTTGGCGGTTCGCTGGGCGGGATGCAGGCGCTGCAGTGGAGTCTGGATTATCCCGATCGCCTTCGGCACTCAGTGATCATCGCCTCTACGCCCCGGTTAACGGCACAGAACATCGCTTTTAACGAAGTTGCGCGCCAGGCCATCACCTCAGACACCGAATTTCATGAGGGCCGATATGACGAAGCCAGCACCTTGCCCCGGCGCGGCCTGATGCTGGCTCGCATGGTGGGCCACATTACCTATCTTTCGGATGCCGCCATGGGCGAAAAATTTGGCCGTGAACTGCGGGAGGAAGCGTTCAAATTCGGATACGACGCCGAGTTTCAGGTTGAAAGCTATCTGCGCTATCAGGGCGAACGCTTCTCCGAAACCTTCGACGCGAACACTTACCTGCTAATGACCCGCGCGCTGGACTATTTCGATCCGGCCTACGAGTTTGGCGGCGACCTGTCCAAAGCACTGGCACCTGCCCAGTGCGAATACCTGGTTCTTTCCTTCAGCACCGACTGGCGTTTCTCCCCTGCCCGTTCTGAAGAAATGGTGAATGCCATGATGTCCGCTCGCAAAAAAGTCAGTTACGCCGAAATCGATGCGCCCTGGGGCCACGATGCGTTCCTGATCCCAACCCCCCGATACACCAACGCGTTCACCGCCTACATGGACCGGGTAGCTCGGGAGGTGGGCGCATGA